In one window of Paraflavitalea soli DNA:
- a CDS encoding RNA polymerase sigma factor: protein MPEDPINHKQDTDCWKAFIEGDRNALGILFSRHYSDLFRYGNKICTDTEILEDCIQELFIELWQSKNPPPSISVKAYLLKAIKYKLLKALHKRSNTRLQAEIPENSHFEISHETFIIDKQEHAEKTARVIRALEQLSTRQQEIIYLKFYQNLSYEEVSDIMNINYQVARNLLSQAIKTMKRLLLKLPLLFLV from the coding sequence ATGCCAGAGGACCCGATTAACCATAAACAAGACACTGACTGCTGGAAAGCCTTTATTGAAGGTGACAGGAATGCTTTGGGCATACTGTTCAGCCGTCATTATTCCGATCTATTCAGGTATGGGAATAAGATATGTACCGATACGGAGATATTGGAAGATTGTATCCAGGAGTTGTTCATAGAATTGTGGCAGAGTAAGAATCCCCCGCCCTCCATCTCCGTGAAGGCTTATTTATTGAAAGCCATCAAGTACAAATTACTGAAAGCACTCCACAAAAGAAGCAATACCCGCCTGCAGGCCGAAATACCGGAAAATAGCCACTTCGAGATCAGTCATGAGACCTTTATCATTGATAAACAGGAACATGCTGAAAAAACAGCCCGGGTGATCAGGGCCCTGGAACAGCTGTCTACCCGCCAGCAAGAGATCATTTACCTCAAGTTCTACCAAAACCTTAGTTATGAAGAGGTAAGTGATATCATGAACATCAATTACCAGGTGGCCCGCAACCTGCTTTCGCAGGCGATCAAGACGATGAAAAGGCTACTTCTCAAGTTACCTTTATTATTTTTAGTGTAA
- a CDS encoding FecR family protein — protein MEKTFSTVEDIIADEDFQSWYLSGDQAAGQWWEARMAQDPALGLLLAEAREYMAALIIREQEVPAAQAAAAEQRLMTRLTGDTTTPVVHLKRRNKAWWWAAAAVLLIGVSTVVWMNRPTPAAQMQTAYGEIRKQQLPDGSTVMLNANSEISYHDGWKEGTAREIWLKGEAFFHVSKTPSKDRFIVHTERFDVVVTGTQFNVMNRAGKTNVMLTEGSVTLKMKDGTEINMKPGQFVEFNEQQPKIKTAREENVLAWKDKKLFFEKTTLRVAVQQIEELYGVKISLANDKIGDKPISGIMMNDNLDVLLQALEATSEFHVVRKTNNEILITE, from the coding sequence ATGGAAAAAACGTTTTCAACAGTAGAGGATATTATAGCCGATGAGGACTTTCAGTCCTGGTATTTAAGTGGCGATCAGGCTGCCGGGCAGTGGTGGGAAGCGCGTATGGCCCAGGACCCCGCTTTGGGCCTGTTGCTGGCGGAAGCCAGGGAATACATGGCGGCGCTCATCATACGGGAGCAGGAAGTACCTGCTGCGCAGGCAGCTGCTGCTGAACAACGTTTAATGACCCGCTTAACGGGCGATACCACCACACCAGTGGTTCACCTCAAACGCCGCAACAAAGCCTGGTGGTGGGCGGCTGCTGCCGTATTGCTGATAGGCGTAAGCACAGTAGTATGGATGAACAGACCCACACCCGCCGCACAGATGCAAACGGCTTATGGGGAGATCCGCAAACAGCAATTACCCGACGGATCTACCGTCATGTTGAATGCCAATAGCGAGATCAGCTACCACGATGGCTGGAAAGAAGGCACCGCCCGCGAAATATGGTTGAAAGGAGAAGCTTTTTTCCATGTATCCAAAACACCCTCTAAGGACCGATTCATAGTACATACAGAAAGATTTGACGTAGTCGTTACCGGTACACAGTTCAATGTCATGAACAGGGCAGGTAAGACCAATGTAATGCTCACCGAAGGAAGTGTGACGCTGAAAATGAAGGATGGCACTGAAATAAACATGAAGCCCGGTCAGTTTGTGGAATTTAATGAGCAGCAGCCGAAGATCAAAACAGCCCGGGAAGAAAATGTACTCGCCTGGAAGGACAAGAAGCTGTTTTTCGAAAAAACAACCCTGCGTGTAGCTGTGCAACAGATCGAAGAACTGTACGGCGTAAAGATCTCCCTGGCCAATGATAAGATAGGCGATAAACCCATCAGCGGGATTATGATGAATGATAACCTGGATGTATTGCTGCAGGCCCTGGAAGCTACCTCGGAATTCCATGTAGTTCGAAAAACGAATAATGAGATCCTCATTACTGAATAA
- a CDS encoding SusC/RagA family TonB-linked outer membrane protein: MRVVHIKPKLLGCLLGLQLFAVPAANAQDVYAYATGKQRAAHQQGDTNKKPEDSSQKQPLFKVLKDLNKTKGVYFLFADESLGDRLVNPARKDHADIEKILNQVLENTGLKYKKVNDKTFVILAAKETARTDVNAAPASSASSDAQTINNRLGDVVTGKITDATGAGVVGVSITVKGTQRGTTSNSDGNFSIEVNSGETLVFTAVGYTPQEVTPGGRTSVNVLLASSGSQMTEVVVTALGINRRSRSITYATQKITGEELTAVKDPNLVNSLNGKIAGLTVNRSASGAGGSVKVVMRGNKSTQNNSPLYVIDGIPMFNSSVAQPENLFGQSSGTASAGRDGGDAISNINPEDIESMQVLKGASAAALYGSQAANGAILVTTKKGRAGTARVNLASSLTLDRVMLKPEAQFSYGQDGPNNENGWGPKNGKGDYSDDLFQTGATWINSISLMAGSDRAQSYFSYSNTDNKGVIPTARFNRHTLTFRENAKFFNDKLTVDGLVTLTRQKSTNRPSAGLYNNPQVGTYFFPRNLDFGAYKNNYEVYSPARALMVQNWWNVKYDAGTFGNEYSQNPFWILNRNVREDSRDRAFSSLSLRYEITRGLAVQARGSYDMSVDDYDAKLNASTNPIIADLNGRYTWERNKNNIAYGDVLFFYNTKLSTNLSLAATLGASITDSRTADRTFIDSYGAVNADGVKQGLSIANIFSVQNILSGNAAKQQSVLRSQTQSVLGSASLGYKDMLYLDITGRNDWASALTFTDDLSFLYYSVGATAVLNEMAHLPEVVDLAKVRVSYAQVGNSVRAFATNPPLYRINPVTGGLIKNVRAAFPNRTLKPEDNRSFEIGTEWRFLNNRLGVDLTWYKNDNYNQYFETPAPSSSGFNTYFLNLGQIRNTGFEIMVNGAPVKTKDFEWNTSLNFATNKNTVVNLSEDGVTDGVNGMFFLTTFDNTYASIVKEGGSFGDIISFGAARDDKGNLALSNDGAPIRNTADRKLVGNPNPDFTAGWNNNLRYKHFDLSFLIDGRFGGEVMSITQAELDLRGFSEASASARENGGVQVKGTKNGVPFEGKIDAKTYYTAIGGRAGIGEFYMYDATAVRLREVSLGYTVPLKWKGVRSLNVSFIGRNLFFIKRDAPFDPEISLSTDNGLQGVDVFGLPATRSYGVNVKVAF; the protein is encoded by the coding sequence ATGAGAGTTGTTCACATAAAACCGAAATTACTTGGCTGTTTACTGGGATTGCAGTTGTTCGCTGTTCCGGCAGCCAACGCACAGGACGTATATGCCTATGCAACTGGCAAACAAAGAGCTGCTCACCAGCAAGGTGATACGAACAAAAAACCGGAAGATTCCAGCCAGAAACAACCCCTGTTCAAAGTATTAAAAGACCTCAATAAAACAAAAGGCGTTTATTTTTTATTCGCAGATGAATCACTGGGCGACAGGCTCGTGAACCCTGCCAGAAAGGACCATGCCGACATTGAGAAGATCCTGAACCAGGTATTGGAAAATACAGGATTGAAGTATAAGAAGGTCAATGACAAAACCTTTGTGATCCTGGCCGCCAAAGAGACTGCCAGGACCGACGTAAATGCTGCGCCTGCCAGTTCAGCTAGTTCCGATGCGCAGACTATTAATAATCGTTTAGGCGATGTAGTGACAGGTAAGATTACGGATGCTACGGGGGCTGGCGTGGTGGGAGTGAGCATAACCGTGAAAGGTACGCAGCGGGGTACCACTTCCAATTCAGATGGAAACTTTTCCATTGAAGTAAATAGCGGAGAAACCCTGGTATTTACGGCAGTAGGTTATACCCCCCAGGAAGTAACGCCCGGCGGTCGTACCAGTGTCAACGTATTGCTGGCCTCCTCCGGATCACAGATGACCGAAGTGGTCGTTACCGCCCTGGGTATCAACAGAAGATCAAGAAGTATCACCTATGCTACCCAAAAGATCACCGGCGAAGAGCTCACCGCAGTAAAAGATCCCAACCTGGTGAATAGCCTGAATGGTAAGATCGCCGGCCTCACCGTCAACAGGAGCGCATCCGGTGCAGGTGGTTCCGTAAAGGTGGTAATGCGTGGTAATAAGAGTACGCAGAATAATTCACCGTTGTATGTAATTGATGGCATTCCCATGTTCAACAGTTCTGTGGCACAGCCCGAGAACCTGTTTGGACAATCTTCCGGTACCGCCAGTGCCGGCCGTGATGGCGGTGATGCGATCTCCAACATCAACCCCGAAGATATTGAGAGTATGCAGGTGCTGAAGGGTGCTTCCGCTGCTGCCCTCTATGGCAGCCAGGCCGCCAATGGCGCCATCTTGGTGACCACTAAAAAGGGTAGGGCAGGTACGGCCCGCGTAAACCTCGCCAGCAGCCTCACCCTCGATAGGGTAATGCTGAAACCCGAAGCACAATTCTCCTACGGACAGGATGGCCCCAATAATGAAAACGGCTGGGGGCCTAAGAATGGCAAGGGCGATTATTCTGATGATCTTTTCCAAACAGGCGCTACCTGGATCAACAGCATCAGCCTGATGGCCGGCAGCGACAGGGCGCAGAGTTATTTCTCTTATTCCAACACCGATAATAAAGGCGTTATCCCTACTGCCAGATTCAATCGCCACACCCTCACCTTTCGCGAGAATGCCAAATTCTTCAATGATAAGCTGACCGTGGACGGATTGGTAACACTCACCAGGCAAAAATCTACCAACCGACCTTCCGCTGGTTTGTACAACAATCCCCAGGTAGGTACGTATTTCTTCCCGCGCAACCTGGATTTTGGTGCTTATAAAAACAATTATGAAGTGTATTCACCAGCCAGGGCCCTGATGGTACAGAACTGGTGGAATGTGAAATACGATGCAGGGACCTTTGGCAACGAATATTCACAAAACCCCTTCTGGATACTCAACCGCAATGTACGCGAAGATAGCCGCGACCGGGCCTTCAGTTCATTGAGCCTGCGTTATGAGATCACCAGGGGATTGGCTGTTCAGGCACGCGGCAGTTATGATATGTCAGTAGATGATTACGATGCCAAATTAAATGCAAGCACCAACCCCATCATTGCCGATCTGAATGGCCGGTATACCTGGGAGCGCAACAAGAACAATATTGCCTATGGTGATGTATTGTTTTTCTATAACACAAAGTTGAGCACCAATCTTTCCCTGGCTGCTACCCTGGGTGCTTCTATTACCGATTCACGCACGGCCGATCGCACCTTCATCGACTCTTACGGAGCGGTCAATGCAGATGGTGTAAAACAGGGACTCAGCATTGCCAATATCTTCAGCGTACAGAATATCCTTTCAGGTAACGCAGCCAAACAACAATCTGTATTGCGTTCACAAACACAATCTGTATTGGGCAGCGCTTCCCTGGGTTACAAGGACATGTTGTACCTCGACATCACAGGCAGGAATGACTGGGCTTCTGCTTTGACCTTTACCGACGACCTGAGCTTTCTTTATTACTCCGTAGGGGCAACCGCCGTATTGAATGAAATGGCCCACCTGCCCGAAGTGGTAGACCTGGCCAAAGTGCGGGTATCTTATGCGCAGGTAGGCAACAGCGTACGGGCTTTTGCCACAAATCCTCCTTTGTACAGGATCAATCCCGTTACAGGTGGACTGATCAAAAACGTAAGGGCGGCTTTCCCCAACAGGACCCTGAAGCCGGAAGATAACCGCTCTTTTGAGATCGGTACCGAATGGAGGTTTCTCAACAACCGCCTGGGTGTAGACCTTACCTGGTACAAGAACGACAACTACAACCAGTACTTTGAAACACCAGCCCCCAGCAGCAGCGGCTTCAATACCTATTTCCTCAACCTGGGACAGATTCGCAATACCGGATTCGAGATCATGGTAAATGGCGCACCGGTGAAAACCAAAGACTTTGAATGGAATACATCGTTGAACTTTGCGACCAACAAGAATACCGTAGTGAACCTGAGTGAAGATGGCGTAACCGATGGCGTGAATGGCATGTTCTTCCTCACCACTTTCGACAATACCTACGCTTCCATTGTAAAGGAAGGTGGCAGCTTCGGAGATATTATTTCTTTCGGCGCAGCCCGTGATGATAAAGGCAATCTGGCCCTCAGCAATGATGGAGCGCCCATCCGCAATACGGCCGATCGCAAACTGGTAGGCAATCCCAATCCTGATTTCACGGCAGGCTGGAACAACAACCTTCGTTACAAACACTTCGACCTGAGCTTCCTGATCGACGGCCGCTTTGGCGGAGAAGTGATGAGTATCACCCAGGCCGAACTGGACCTGCGTGGTTTCAGTGAGGCCAGTGCCAGTGCCCGTGAAAATGGCGGTGTACAGGTAAAAGGCACCAAAAACGGAGTTCCTTTTGAAGGCAAAATAGATGCGAAGACTTACTATACAGCTATTGGTGGTCGTGCGGGTATTGGAGAGTTTTATATGTATGATGCGACAGCCGTTCGCCTGCGCGAAGTGTCGTTGGGTTATACAGTACCCCTCAAGTGGAAGGGTGTACGCAGCCTCAATGTATCCTTCATAGGCCGTAACCTCTTCTTCATCAAACGCGATGCACCATTTGATCCCGAGATATCGCTGAGTACCGACAACGGCCTGCAAGGCGTAGATGTATTTGGCCTGCCTGCTACCCGCAGCTACGGAGTTAATGTAAAAGTTGCTTTCTGA
- a CDS encoding RagB/SusD family nutrient uptake outer membrane protein, with the protein MKRNYIFFNLFLCAALIPCFIGGGCTKRFEDINTDPYGLSESDLKGDFALYGAPFSQMQLGVHLFAPEWQYQLMQNLNADIFSGYMMTPTPFANNVNNSSYAMMDGWNNNTWVLAYDNVMSPAQAVIDRAKKEKYANFEAWAMILKVLSLHRVSDVFGPVVYTNFGKINADGSVTYDSQQEAYTAFFKDLDDAQAKLKPYALSADSAKIFKNFDLSYAGDYKKWMKLLNSLRLRLAVRIAKADAAKGKTEAEKAMSNEFGLIENNEDDFIINSKTLNNPISVISNSWGDIKMGAPIESYLTGYNDPRLAKYFSPATDPAVAGQYKGIRNGIDLPNDQLYRKLSNVANLNTRMPMLTAAEVWFLKAEAKLRGWAVPELASVQEAYEKGIQRSLAQWGVEGQFDAYKNSTAKPAPYVDPFNAANSVLAGSPILSTVSPKWNDAGSADQKLEQIITQKWLALFPESQEAWTEQRRTGYPKLFPVVINNSGGVIPAGQFIRRINFAISEKETNQAGYQGAVQKLGGADNIATRLWWDKP; encoded by the coding sequence ATGAAACGTAATTATATTTTCTTCAACCTGTTTTTATGTGCAGCGTTAATCCCCTGCTTTATCGGAGGCGGTTGTACGAAACGCTTTGAGGATATCAATACCGACCCTTACGGGCTCAGTGAATCCGATCTGAAAGGCGATTTTGCCCTCTATGGCGCACCTTTCAGCCAGATGCAGCTGGGTGTGCACCTGTTTGCCCCTGAATGGCAATACCAGTTGATGCAAAACCTGAATGCAGATATCTTCTCCGGTTACATGATGACCCCCACACCCTTTGCCAATAACGTCAACAACTCCAGTTATGCCATGATGGACGGCTGGAACAACAACACTTGGGTGCTGGCCTACGACAACGTGATGTCGCCTGCCCAGGCAGTTATTGACCGGGCCAAAAAAGAGAAATATGCCAACTTCGAGGCCTGGGCCATGATCCTGAAAGTATTGTCCCTGCACCGTGTAAGTGATGTATTTGGGCCAGTAGTGTATACCAACTTCGGTAAGATCAATGCCGATGGTAGCGTAACCTACGATTCACAACAGGAAGCTTATACAGCTTTCTTCAAAGACCTGGATGATGCGCAGGCCAAACTGAAGCCCTACGCCCTCAGCGCCGATTCGGCTAAGATCTTCAAGAACTTCGATCTCTCTTATGCAGGTGATTATAAGAAATGGATGAAGCTGCTCAATTCCCTGCGCCTTCGCCTGGCCGTAAGAATTGCCAAAGCTGATGCCGCCAAAGGGAAGACAGAAGCCGAGAAAGCCATGTCGAATGAATTTGGCCTTATCGAGAACAATGAAGATGATTTTATCATCAACAGCAAAACCCTCAACAATCCGATCAGTGTTATTTCCAACAGCTGGGGCGATATCAAGATGGGCGCTCCCATTGAATCCTATCTTACCGGGTACAATGATCCACGCCTGGCAAAGTATTTCTCGCCAGCCACTGATCCGGCCGTTGCAGGACAATATAAAGGTATTCGCAATGGTATCGACCTGCCCAATGATCAATTGTACCGCAAGCTGTCGAACGTGGCCAACCTCAACACCAGGATGCCGATGCTCACCGCAGCTGAAGTATGGTTCCTGAAAGCAGAAGCTAAATTGCGGGGATGGGCCGTGCCCGAGCTCGCTTCTGTACAGGAAGCTTATGAGAAAGGTATTCAGCGTTCCCTGGCCCAGTGGGGAGTAGAAGGGCAGTTTGATGCGTACAAGAATAGCACCGCCAAACCTGCTCCGTATGTAGATCCTTTCAACGCTGCCAATAGCGTATTGGCTGGTTCGCCCATCCTCAGTACAGTAAGCCCCAAATGGAATGATGCCGGCTCTGCCGATCAGAAGCTGGAGCAGATCATTACCCAGAAATGGCTGGCCCTCTTCCCCGAATCACAGGAAGCCTGGACTGAACAACGCCGCACCGGTTATCCGAAATTATTCCCCGTGGTGATCAATAACAGTGGGGGTGTAATACCGGCCGGACAATTCATCAGGCGTATCAATTTCGCCATCAGTGAAAAAGAGACCAACCAGGCTGGCTACCAGGGAGCTGTACAAAAGTTGGGTGGTGCGGATAATATCGCCACCCGCCTGTGGTGGGACAAGCCGTAG
- a CDS encoding TolB family protein encodes MKKFAALFLLAISACKKDHQDPDPGLQPLIDNGPAEIAFISRRIPNSADWQLFLMNSDGNHQRLISDRIVKCTPVTGSHNGRKIAFNTYENGQNNLYVMDKANGSTTLIGSHDDYISSAVWSPDDTKILFVKLDDRRAQVLTYSIFIIDADGRNEKALVTGISAGSPQWFPDGKTIGFIGVENGKAGVYSIQPDGSGTKRLSPADQSFGGFSISPTGKQMVLVSNSQDGSQLFLMNANGGSTKQVTTSVSPRVWPGWARDGNHSPVWSPDGTKIAYVSWANGSPDIFIMDANGKNDKRLTNSPMRDENPEWSRDGKYIYFSSNRDMSVSSEIYRMTPDGKAQTPLTKWIGDDIYPVILKQ; translated from the coding sequence ATGAAGAAATTTGCAGCCCTCTTCCTGTTGGCGATCAGCGCCTGCAAAAAGGACCACCAGGATCCCGATCCTGGCCTGCAACCACTCATCGACAACGGTCCGGCGGAAATAGCCTTTATTTCAAGGCGTATTCCAAACAGCGCGGATTGGCAACTCTTCCTGATGAATTCAGATGGCAATCACCAGCGGCTTATATCTGACCGTATTGTAAAATGTACCCCTGTTACAGGCTCACACAACGGACGGAAGATCGCTTTCAATACGTATGAAAACGGGCAAAATAATTTATATGTAATGGATAAGGCCAATGGCAGCACTACTTTGATAGGCTCCCATGATGATTATATCAGTAGTGCTGTCTGGTCGCCCGATGATACCAAAATACTATTTGTAAAATTAGATGACCGGCGCGCCCAGGTCCTGACTTATAGCATTTTTATTATCGATGCCGATGGCAGGAATGAAAAAGCCCTGGTGACCGGTATATCAGCCGGTTCTCCCCAGTGGTTCCCGGATGGCAAAACGATTGGTTTTATCGGCGTGGAAAATGGTAAGGCTGGTGTTTATTCCATTCAGCCGGATGGCAGTGGTACAAAACGGCTGTCCCCGGCCGATCAAAGCTTTGGAGGTTTCAGTATATCACCTACAGGTAAGCAGATGGTATTGGTGAGCAATAGCCAGGATGGATCTCAACTGTTCTTAATGAATGCCAATGGAGGCAGTACAAAACAGGTTACTACTTCCGTTAGCCCCAGGGTGTGGCCGGGGTGGGCGAGGGATGGCAACCATAGCCCTGTCTGGTCGCCGGATGGAACGAAGATCGCTTATGTATCCTGGGCCAATGGGTCACCGGATATTTTTATAATGGATGCCAATGGTAAGAACGACAAGCGGCTCACCAATTCTCCTATGCGGGATGAAAACCCGGAATGGAGCCGTGACGGGAAATATATTTATTTTAGTTCCAACAGAGATATGTCGGTAAGCAGTGAGATATACCGAATGACGCCCGATGGAAAAGCTCAAACACCGCTCACCAAATGGATAGGGGATGATATATACCCTGTGATCCTCAAACAGTAA
- a CDS encoding TolB family protein, with protein MACRKGKVENEIQEPLDLNATDEIAFIAKNGTTEGFQLFLMKTDGSGLHALSGDTIANEPLAVSHDGNKFLYSTLDKSRTSRLYVIDKRGGGAVLLASDTGFYSNMSWSPDDRTILFQKWMMGLGNTSSNVFVMDSDGRNEKQLTTDGRSTYPHWFPDGRKIIYNAVNNNPGIYIMGADGSNAWRLGLAGTVYANAILSPAGDKIALSFVSAGNQGSLLYVTNADGTGMKEVVVAPPPAVPSASAYYRVIELSPAWSPDGTKIAYACTVGDNSEIFVVNSDGTENKRLTKTSKLESNPVWSKDGRHIIYLANDPKAYNPAIYIMRANGHSPTQVSTTDGFIMYPTYIGQ; from the coding sequence GTGGCTTGCAGGAAGGGAAAAGTGGAAAATGAGATCCAGGAGCCGCTCGACCTCAACGCCACCGATGAGATCGCCTTTATTGCCAAAAACGGGACTACGGAGGGCTTTCAGCTATTTCTCATGAAGACCGATGGTAGTGGGCTGCACGCCCTGTCGGGGGATACCATCGCCAATGAACCGCTGGCAGTTTCGCATGATGGGAATAAGTTCCTTTATTCAACCCTCGATAAAAGCAGGACCAGCCGGCTGTATGTAATTGATAAAAGAGGGGGAGGAGCTGTATTATTGGCCAGCGACACAGGTTTTTACAGCAATATGTCATGGTCGCCGGATGATCGTACAATATTATTCCAGAAATGGATGATGGGCCTGGGAAATACTTCCTCTAATGTATTTGTGATGGACAGTGATGGCAGGAATGAAAAGCAGCTTACTACAGATGGCAGGAGTACCTATCCGCATTGGTTTCCGGATGGCCGCAAGATCATTTATAATGCGGTCAATAACAATCCCGGTATTTATATTATGGGGGCGGATGGAAGCAATGCGTGGCGGCTTGGTCTTGCAGGTACAGTGTATGCCAATGCGATACTTTCTCCTGCCGGCGATAAAATTGCCCTGTCATTTGTAAGCGCGGGCAATCAAGGCTCTCTCCTGTATGTTACAAATGCAGATGGTACAGGAATGAAAGAGGTGGTAGTGGCGCCTCCTCCGGCTGTACCTTCAGCCTCTGCTTATTACCGGGTTATCGAACTAAGCCCCGCCTGGTCGCCCGATGGCACCAAAATAGCTTATGCCTGCACGGTGGGCGACAATTCAGAGATATTTGTGGTGAATAGTGATGGAACCGAAAATAAGCGACTTACGAAAACAAGCAAACTGGAAAGCAACCCGGTTTGGTCGAAGGATGGCCGGCATATTATATACCTTGCCAATGATCCGAAAGCGTATAATCCTGCGATATATATTATGCGGGCCAATGGTCATTCGCCAACGCAGGTTTCAACAACGGATGGGTTTATTATGTATCCAACTTATATCGGACAATAG